Proteins encoded together in one Musa acuminata AAA Group cultivar baxijiao chromosome BXJ3-6, Cavendish_Baxijiao_AAA, whole genome shotgun sequence window:
- the LOC103989818 gene encoding uncharacterized protein LOC103989818 — MTTDWGPVIAAVVLFILLSPGLLFQLPARTRVIEFGNMYTSGISILVHGILFFAILTILVIAIGVHLHVG; from the coding sequence ATGACTACCGATTGGGGGCCGGTGATTGCCGCGGTGGTACTCTTCATCCTCCTATCGCCAGGGCTGTTGTTTCAGCTGCCGGCGAGGACAAGGGTGATTGAGTTTGGCAACATGTACACTAGTGGGATCTCAATTCTGGTCCATGGCATTCTCTTCTTTGCAATCTTAACCATCCTGGTGATTGCCATAGGTGTTCATCTGCATGTTGGCTGA